In the Sarcophilus harrisii chromosome 3, mSarHar1.11, whole genome shotgun sequence genome, one interval contains:
- the LOC100934874 gene encoding olfactory receptor 2G6-like translates to MEQNKSSQGGFVLLGFSDKPQLEIILFVVILVFYILNLVGNMTIILVSSIDPKLHTPMYFFLTNLSFVDLCLTTTVAPQLLFTMRSKDKTVSYTGCVAQLYVAMGLGSTECILLVVMAYDRYAAVCRPLHYAVIMHPRLCMSLAATAWLSGLITSLIQCSLTIQLPLCGHNQLDHIFCEVPVMIKLACVDTTFNEDELFVACVVFLVVPVSLILISYGYITQAILRIKSASGRRKAFGTCSSHLIVVIIFYGTITFMYLQPAKSKSKDQGKFVSLFYTVVTPLLNPLIYTLRNKDVKGALRKLVPGKDY, encoded by the coding sequence GTTCTCTTGGGCTTCTCTGACAAACCCCAGTTAGAAATAATTCTATTTGTGGTCATCTTGGTCTTCTACATCTTGAACCTAGTGGGAAACATGACTATCATCTTGGTTTCTAGCATTGACCCCAAGCTGCACACCCCAATGTACTTCTTCCTCACCAATTTGTCCTTTGTAGACCTCTGCTTAACTACCACCGTGGCCCCACAGTTACTGTTCACAATGAGAAGCAAAGACAAGACTGTGAGCTATACTGGTTGTGTAGCTCAACTGTATGTGGCCATGGGGTTGGGATCCACTGAGTGTATTCTCTTAGTTGTCATGGCCTATGACCGTTATGCAGCTGTCTGTCGCCCCTTGCACTATGCAGTCATCATGCATCCTCGACTCTGCATGTCTCTGGCTGCCACGGCATGGCTCAGTGGTCTCATTACCTCTCTGATCCAGTGTTCTCTCACTATACAGCTTCCTCTATGTGGTCATAACCAGCTTGATCACATCTTCTGTGAGGTGCCAGTGATGATCAAATTGGCTTGTGTAGACACAACTTTCAATGAAGATGAGCTTTTTGTGGCTTGTGTGGTTTTTCTTGTGGTACCTGTCTCTCTCATTTTGATTTCCTATGGGTACATCACTCAAGCCATATTGAGAATTAAATCTGCATCAGGACGTCGTAAAGCATTTGGGACTTGTTCTTCTCACTTGATAGTTGTAATAATTTTCTATGGGACCATCACCTTCATGTATCTCCAGCCAGCTAAAAGTAAGTCCAAAGACCAGGGAAAATTTGTCTCCCTCTTCTACACTGTGGTCACACCTCTGTTAAATCCCCTCATCTATACCCTGAGGAACAAAGATGTAAAGGGAGCATTAAGAAAGCTGGTACCTGGAAAAGACTATTAG